From Lewinellaceae bacterium:
AGACGCCGCCGAGGCCCTGGGCTCCACCTGCCACGGCAAAAAGTGCGGTGCCTTCGGCCAGTTTGGCATTCTAAGCTTCAATGGCAACAAGATCATCACGACCAGCGGTGGCGGCGCCCTTATTGGCAACGATGAAGCACTGATCCAAAAGGCGCGTTTTCTGGCCACTCAGGCGCGCGACCCGGCGCCCCACTACCAGCACAGCCAGGTGGGCTACAATTACCGCCTCAGCAACGTGCTGGCCGGTATCGGCCGCGGCCAGATGGAGGTGCTGCCGCAACGTATCGAACAGCGGCGCGCCAACTACGAGCGGTATAGAAATTATTTTCGCAAATGGAACGAGCAAGGTTACGACATCCGCTTCCAGGAAGAACTGCCCGGCCTGTTCAGCAACCGCTGGCTCACCTGCATCCTGGTAAACCCCTCCAACAATAATGGACTTACCCGTGAAGCTATCCGCCTAGCCCTCGAAGCCGGCAATATCGAAGCCCGCCCATTGTGGAAGCCCATGCACCTGCAACCTGTCTTCGCCGATGCTTCTTTCTTCGGCGGCGACACCGCTGAAAACCTCTTCGACATGGGCCTGTGCCTGCCCAGCGGTTCCAACCTGAACGAAGAAGATTTCCGGCGCATCTTCGCCTTGCTGGATGAACTCCTTCGGAAGTGACGCCTTCCCCCAAAGCCTTCCCGGAGAAAAGGCCGTCGCTTCCGAATATGAGATTGAAGTGACACCCTGCCCTAAAAGCCTAAAAAAGCACCGTTCCCCCTCTGAAAATGCCCCATATATAGCCCCCCCCACAACAAATATCCCCTCCAAAGCAACAAATCCCCCCTCCCTTTCGTATCTTAATAGCACCCAGACAACACATCCCCTTTGCAAATCCTTTGTTGAGTTACCCTTAATTGCTCCTTTCCCGGCCTGCCCGATGCGATTTTAACGTATCTTTGGGCAACCGGACAAACGTTTTCTATACCGCAACGGCTACACATCAGGAAAACATAAAGAACTAGAAATCAATCTCTTGCTCCAGTAAACCTAACAAATTATGAGAATCTCGATCCCGTTAATCTCAGGAAAACAGGAGGGCATTGCCGGATACGTCACCAAGCTGGTTATCCTTTCGGTAGATTTTTTCTTTGCCTTTGTCGCTTTTTTCACGGCCCTGCTCATCACCTGCAAATTCGACCTCAGCCAGGCCCTCGACATGTTCGGCTGGGCGGCCGCTATTGTCCTCTCCCTGCGCGCCGTTGCCTTTGTCATCTTTAAGACCTACCTCATCATCATCCGCTATGTGGGGGAGCGCGACTACAAGAACGTATTTTTCGCCGTCGCGGCATCCTCGATATTTTTTTGGGCGCTGCTGCAGCTTTTCCCGGGCCTGCTCCCGGCCGAGGACGTCCTGCCGATCGTTGTGGTCGATTGCGTGATCCTCTTGTTGCTGGCCGGCGGCTTCCGCATCCTGTTGCGCCTCATTTTCGACCAGGTGCAGCTGCAGCGGGGCTCCCGGCTGAATACCGTTATCTTCGGCGCCGGCGAGTTGGGAGCCATGTTGCTGCGCGTGCTGCGCCACAATGGCTCGCACAACTACCGGGTGGTGGCTTTTTTTGACGACAACCCCAAAGTCAACCAGAAATCCCTCAACGGGATCAAAGTGTTCAACCCGAAGAAAGCCTTTTCTAAAGTGGTTCGCAAACACGACATCAAGGTGGCCATCATCGGCATCAACGGGCTGTCGGAGGAACGGCGCATACAGTTTATCAACAACTGCCTGGCCAACCACGTCAAGGTGCTGAAGGTGCCGCCTACGGAAAACTGGTTGAACGACAGCCTCAACATCGGGCAGCTCAAGGACATCCGTTTCGAGGACCTGCTCAACCGCCCCCCTATCCAGCTGGATGAGAAACGCATCCGCCAGAGCATCTATGGCAAAGTGGTGCTGGTCACCGGCTG
This genomic window contains:
- a CDS encoding aminotransferase class I/II-fold pyridoxal phosphate-dependent enzyme; this encodes MPNKKIYLSSPHIGAAERSYVADAFDTNWIAPLGPHVDAFEEALAKYVGTGHAAALSSGTAAIHLALVLLGVEAGDTVLCQSMTFSASANPILYQGARPVFIDSEADSWNMSPNVLEHALQKLTAKGQPPKAIIPVHLYGMPARMQEIMEIAERYGVPVIEDAAEALGSTCHGKKCGAFGQFGILSFNGNKIITTSGGGALIGNDEALIQKARFLATQARDPAPHYQHSQVGYNYRLSNVLAGIGRGQMEVLPQRIEQRRANYERYRNYFRKWNEQGYDIRFQEELPGLFSNRWLTCILVNPSNNNGLTREAIRLALEAGNIEARPLWKPMHLQPVFADASFFGGDTAENLFDMGLCLPSGSNLNEEDFRRIFALLDELLRK